From Campylobacteraceae bacterium, the proteins below share one genomic window:
- the dld gene encoding D-lactate dehydrogenase, giving the protein MTITAEQNVLIQEFENIVGSKKVLTSESKTSYYRSGFRSGIGTALAVVFPSTLLEQWKLIEACVKNNCIIIMQAAKTGLTEGSAPSGNDYDRDLVIISTLAINKIHLINEGKQAVSLAGATLHSLEETLVKINRSPHSVIGSSQLGATVIGGIANNSGGALVKRGPAYTELAIYAQVDEKGKLHLVNNLGIDGLGDTPEEILTNLQEGNFDASKISYDKGIASDNEYEARVRDITSDIPARFNADERRLFESSGCAGKLGVFAVRTDTFVIPKREQVFYLGTNNPDKLAKLRTDILKDFTNLPEMGEYMHRTIFNITEEYGKDTFVAIRYLGTKRMPLLYEIKAKAENFLKGFSFLPKDIPNKVMQYTSKLFPNQIPQRLLDIRDKYEHHLILSMGDDGIEEAKVYLEENWNEDKENSDGGYIECTKEEGDKAILHRFAAGGATGRYAVMNNNIISGVLPLDIALRRNDTQWFEVLPEEVAKNIEITLHYGHFMCNVFHQNYIFKKGTDLVRMKEIMLEFLDAKGAKYPAEHNVGHMYKAESTLKKFYEKLDPTNTFNPGIGKLSKYKQACNCC; this is encoded by the coding sequence ATGACAATAACAGCAGAACAAAATGTATTGATTCAAGAGTTTGAAAACATTGTAGGTTCAAAAAAAGTTCTAACCAGTGAGAGTAAAACATCTTATTACAGAAGTGGTTTTCGTTCTGGAATTGGTACGGCTTTAGCAGTTGTTTTTCCAAGTACTCTGCTTGAACAATGGAAACTAATTGAAGCGTGTGTTAAAAATAATTGTATCATTATCATGCAAGCTGCAAAAACAGGACTTACAGAAGGTTCTGCTCCTAGTGGAAATGACTATGATAGAGACCTTGTTATTATATCTACTCTTGCAATTAATAAAATTCATTTAATAAATGAAGGAAAACAAGCCGTTAGTTTAGCAGGTGCTACGCTTCACTCACTTGAAGAAACTCTGGTTAAAATAAACAGAAGTCCTCATTCTGTTATTGGTTCTTCTCAATTAGGTGCTACTGTTATTGGTGGTATTGCTAATAACTCAGGAGGCGCATTAGTAAAACGAGGTCCAGCTTATACTGAACTTGCTATTTATGCACAAGTTGATGAAAAAGGAAAATTACACCTTGTTAATAATTTAGGAATTGATGGACTTGGGGATACACCAGAAGAAATATTAACAAATCTTCAAGAAGGTAACTTTGATGCTTCTAAAATTTCTTATGATAAAGGAATAGCATCTGATAATGAATATGAGGCACGTGTTCGTGATATAACATCAGACATTCCAGCCCGTTTTAATGCTGATGAGAGAAGATTATTCGAAAGCAGTGGTTGTGCTGGTAAACTGGGTGTTTTTGCAGTACGAACAGATACTTTTGTAATACCTAAAAGAGAACAAGTTTTTTATCTTGGAACGAATAACCCAGATAAACTTGCAAAACTAAGAACGGATATTCTAAAGGACTTTACGAACCTTCCAGAAATGGGAGAATACATGCACCGAACTATTTTTAATATTACAGAAGAGTATGGAAAAGATACTTTTGTAGCAATTAGATACTTAGGTACGAAAAGAATGCCTCTTTTATATGAAATAAAAGCAAAAGCGGAGAACTTTTTAAAAGGGTTTTCATTTTTACCAAAAGATATTCCAAATAAAGTAATGCAATATACAAGTAAATTATTCCCCAATCAAATTCCACAGCGTTTACTTGATATTAGAGATAAATATGAACATCATTTGATTTTAAGTATGGGAGATGATGGAATAGAAGAAGCAAAAGTATATTTAGAAGAAAACTGGAATGAAGATAAAGAAAACAGCGATGGTGGATATATAGAATGTACAAAAGAAGAGGGCGATAAAGCAATCTTACACAGATTTGCAGCCGGTGGAGCTACTGGAAGGTATGCTGTTATGAACAATAATATAATTTCAGGTGTTTTGCCTTTAGATATTGCATTACGTCGTAATGATACGCAATGGTTTGAAGTACTGCCAGAAGAAGTAGCAAAAAATATTGAAATTACCCTTCATTATGGACATTTTATGTGTAATGTATTTCATCAAAATTACATTTTCAAAAAAGGTACTGATTTAGTAAGAATGAAAGAAATTATGCTTGAATTTTTAGACGCAAAAGGTGCTAAGTATCC